In a single window of the Agrobacterium vitis genome:
- a CDS encoding type II toxin-antitoxin system VapC family toxin, producing MVKALFDTNILIDFLNGKEPARQELSLYEEKAISMVTWMEVMVGASDENGQATAAFLRSFRCIAIDQAVAQRAVALRRAHRLKLPDAIVWASALAHDMVLVTRDTKDLPGNHPGIRIPYRL from the coding sequence ATGGTAAAAGCACTGTTCGATACCAATATTCTGATCGATTTCCTGAATGGCAAGGAACCGGCCAGGCAGGAGCTTTCGCTTTATGAGGAAAAGGCGATCAGCATGGTGACCTGGATGGAGGTCATGGTTGGTGCATCCGATGAGAATGGGCAGGCAACCGCTGCCTTTCTGCGCAGTTTTCGCTGCATCGCCATCGATCAGGCCGTGGCCCAGCGTGCAGTTGCTTTGAGGCGTGCGCATCGGCTGAAACTGCCTGACGCGATTGTCTGGGCAAGTGCTCTGGCCCATGACATGGTGCTGGTAACCCGCGATACCAAGGATTTGCCGGGCAACCATCCCGGCATCCGCATTCCCTATCGGCTGTGA
- a CDS encoding CopG family transcriptional regulator, with amino-acid sequence MTMPLWELDRIARQEKISRAALIRQAVASLLEERQQPDLDHGFGLWKNQPDGLAYQQGLRDEW; translated from the coding sequence ATGACGATGCCGTTGTGGGAGCTGGACCGGATTGCCCGCCAGGAAAAAATTTCCCGGGCAGCGTTGATCCGCCAAGCCGTGGCATCTTTGCTGGAAGAACGGCAGCAGCCCGATCTGGATCACGGCTTTGGTCTCTGGAAAAACCAGCCGGATGGCCTTGCCTATCAGCAGGGCCTGCGCGACGAATGGTAA
- a CDS encoding phosphatidylglycerol lysyltransferase domain-containing protein, translated as MVNALETGASSKPDRFVLAAGIGLGWHAAGKLLRLVLALGLAALSLLSIEFLLDPLAALGLVYKLHQDIGGASLATLSLLGAIAAGRVVQQQIRPVRAGASPVHTQLAGRIVRENSRAAAGLVALGDKQVLFSNAGDAFLMYARRGRRFVVLFDPVGPRAAWPQLVTKLLKEAKACGCRVAFYQVSPDFLPVAADAGLRLFKLGDQAIVDLHRFDLKGGDWLKLRRSINRAERDGLEFSIVPPAEVSGLLDELAYVSDVWLAHHKAGEKGFSLGTFQRCYLCAHPVAVIRLEGRIVAFANILTTETKQDAFIDLMRHLPGTHRGMMDLLFVKIMLHLKAEGYRQLDMGMAPLSGLSARPTAPLWHRLGRLVYENGERLYNFKGVHAFKAKFDPDWQPRYLAVSGKREALPAVVDTALLISGGVRRLVRR; from the coding sequence ATGGTGAATGCATTGGAAACCGGCGCTTCAAGCAAACCCGACCGATTTGTTCTGGCCGCGGGGATAGGGCTTGGCTGGCACGCAGCCGGCAAGCTCTTGCGCCTGGTGTTGGCGCTTGGCCTTGCGGCTTTATCGCTGTTGTCGATTGAATTCCTGCTGGACCCCTTGGCGGCGCTTGGTCTCGTCTACAAATTGCATCAGGATATTGGCGGCGCCAGTCTGGCGACGCTGTCATTGCTGGGTGCCATTGCGGCGGGCCGTGTCGTCCAGCAGCAGATCCGGCCAGTCCGGGCGGGCGCATCGCCTGTTCACACCCAATTGGCTGGGCGCATCGTGCGGGAAAATTCCCGGGCGGCGGCAGGCCTGGTGGCGCTCGGCGATAAGCAGGTGCTGTTTTCCAATGCGGGTGACGCTTTCCTGATGTATGCGCGCCGCGGCCGTCGGTTCGTCGTGCTGTTCGACCCGGTCGGACCACGGGCAGCCTGGCCGCAGCTGGTGACGAAATTGCTGAAGGAGGCAAAGGCTTGCGGCTGCCGCGTCGCCTTCTACCAGGTCTCCCCGGACTTTCTGCCTGTCGCGGCGGATGCGGGCCTGCGGCTGTTCAAGCTGGGCGATCAGGCGATTGTCGATCTGCACCGCTTCGACCTGAAAGGCGGCGACTGGCTGAAACTGCGCCGCTCGATCAACCGCGCCGAACGCGACGGGTTGGAATTTTCCATCGTGCCGCCAGCCGAGGTGTCGGGGTTACTGGATGAACTGGCTTACGTGTCGGATGTCTGGCTGGCCCATCACAAGGCTGGAGAAAAGGGCTTTTCGCTTGGCACGTTTCAGCGCTGCTATCTCTGCGCTCATCCGGTTGCTGTCATTCGCCTTGAAGGCCGGATTGTCGCCTTTGCCAATATTCTGACCACCGAGACAAAACAGGATGCCTTCATCGACCTGATGCGGCATCTGCCCGGCACGCATCGCGGCATGATGGACCTGCTGTTCGTGAAGATCATGCTGCATCTGAAAGCGGAAGGTTATCGCCAGCTCGACATGGGCATGGCGCCGCTATCCGGCCTGTCGGCACGGCCCACCGCCCCGCTCTGGCACCGCCTTGGCCGTCTGGTCTATGAAAACGGCGAGCGGCTCTATAATTTCAAGGGTGTCCACGCCTTCAAGGCCAAGTTCGACCCCGACTGGCAACCCCGCTACCTCGCCGTCAGCGGCAAACGCGAAGCCTTGCCCGCCGTTGTCGATACCGCGCTGTTGATTAGCGGCGGGGTAAGGCGGCTGGTGCGGCGATAG